The genome window ATCAAGGCCATCGACTCGATGATCCCGATCGGCCGCGGGCAGCGCGAGCTGATCATCGGCGACCGCCAGACCGGGAAGACCGCTATCGCGATCGACACGATCATCAACCAGAAGGGGCAGGACCTCATCTGCATCTACGTCGCCATCGGCCAGAAGCAGTCGACCGTGGCGCAGGTGGTCGCGCAGCTCGAGGAATCGGGCGCCATGGACCACACCATCGTGGTCTTCGCCGGCGCCAGCGATCCCGCCCCGCTGCAGTACCTGGCCCCGTACGCCGGCGTGACCATGGGCGAGGAGTTCATGGACGCGGGTCGTGACGCACTGTGCGTGTATGACGATCTGTCGAAGCACTCCTGGGCCTATCGCCAGGTCTCGTTGCTCATGCGGCGCCCTCCCGGTCGCGAGGCATTCCCGGGTGACATCTTCTACTCCCACTCGCGGCTGCTCGAGCGCGCCGCGCGACTGAACAAGAAGAACGGGGGCGGATCGCTGACCGCACTGCCGATTATCGAGACGCAGGCAGGCGACGTGTCTGCCTACATCCCGACGAACGTGATCAGCATCACCGACGGCCAGATCTTCCTGCAGGCAGACCTCTTCAACCAGGGCCAGCGCCCGGCCGTGAACGCCGGCATCAGCGTCTCCCGCGTGGGTGGCGCCGCCCAGATCAAGGCCATGCGCCAGGTCGCCGGCAAGCTGCGCATCGACCTTGCCCAGTACCGCGAGCTCGCCGCGTTCGCCCAGTTCAGCTCCGATCTCGACAAGGCCACCCGCGACCAGCTCACCCGGGGGGAGAAGACGACCGAGATCCTGAAGCAGCCACAGTACGAGCCGCTCGCCGTCGAGAAGCAGGTCGTGATCATCTGGGCGGCAACCAACGGCCTCCTCGACGACGTCCCCACCAACAAGATCGCCGAGTTCGAGGCGGGCCTCTACCGCCACCTGGAATCGGGCTACGAGACGGTCCTCCCGACCGTCGCGAAGGAGAAGCTGCTCTCGGACGAGACGGTGGCGACGCTGGAGAAGGCGGTCGAGGAGTTCAAGCGCCAGGGCGGATATGGCGAAACCGATGGCGGCGCCCCGGCGGCGACGGGCGACGCACCGCAAGCTGCGCCGAAGGCTGCCAGGGCCGCGCCAAAGGCCAAGGCCGCGCCAAAGGCCAAGGCACCGGCGAAGGCCAGGGCGACGAGGAAGCAGTCCTAGCCGATGCCAAGCCTGAAGGACATCCGCAGCCGGATCGGATCGGTCCGGAACATCGCCCAGATCACCCGGGCGATGGAGATGGTCGCTGCGTCTCGCATGAAGCGGGCGCAGGACTCCATCCTGGCCGCGCGTCCCTACGCCACCGAGCTGGAGGACACACTCCGGCGGGTCGCCGGCGCCCAGGGCCTGACCGAGGACGTGGATCCTCTCCTCGCGCGTCGGCCCGTACGGCGGGTGGCGATGATCGTGATCACGACCGACCGCGGCCTGGCAGGGTCGCTCAACGCGAATGCCACCCGCGCCGTCCTGCGTTGGGTCACGGAGCGCGCCTCAAGCGGCGGCAACCAGATCGAGATCGACGCGATCACCGTGGGCCGCAAGGGACGGGATGCCCTGCGGCGAGCAGGCGTACCGATCGCGGCGCACTTCACCCAGCTCGGCGATCGGCCATCGTTCGCCGATGTGACACCGATCGCGCGCCTCGTGACCGCGGACTTCCTGGCGGAGAGCTACGACGAGATCGACATCGCCTACAGCACCTTCGTGTCGACCCTCGCCCAGAAGCCGCAGATCGATCGGCTGCTGCCGGTCGAACGACCCGAGATGGGCGAGGAGCACGAGCGCACGAATGACGAGTACCTGTTCGAGCCGTCGCCGGAGGCGGTGCTGAGCCGCCTCCTGCCGCACTACGTCGCCATCGGCATCTATCGCGCCGTGCTCGAGAACAACGCATCGGAGCAGTCGGCACGCATGATCGCCATGCGGAACTCGACTGACAACGCGAACGAGCTGATCGACGACCTGACGCTGGTCTACAACAAGACGCGCCAGGCAACCATCACCCGCGAGATGATCGAGATCGCCTCCGGTGCGGAAGCGCTCGGCTAGGCAAGGAGAGAGACAGACCGATGGCGACCGGTAAGGTGATCCAGATCACGGGCCCCGTGATCGACGTCGAGTTCCCGCCCGGCGACCTGCCCGACATCTACAACGCGCTCGAGATCAAGCGCCCGACGAAGGCAGGCCAGAAGGGCGACGACGCCACGCTGGTGGTCGAGGTGCAGCAGCACCTCGGCAACAACTGGGTGCGAGCGGTCGCGATGTCGACGACCGACGGGCTGGCTCGCGGGCTCGACGCCGTCGACACGGGCGCTCCCATCACCGTGCCCGTCGGCGAATCCACCCTCGGACGCGTGTTCGACGTCCTGGGCCATCCGATTGACGGCAAGGGCCCCGTCAAGGCAGAGAAGTTCCTGCCGATCCACCGCGACCCGCCGCCGTTCGACCAGATGGAGACAGAGGCGCAGGTCTTCGAGACCGGCATCAAGGTCATCGACCTGATCGCCCCATTCCGGCGGGGCGGCAAGGTGGGCGTCTTCGGCGGAGCCGGCACCGGCAAGACGGTCATCATCCAGGAGTTGATCCGCAACATCGCCGCGGAGCACGGCGGGTACTCGGTGTTCGCCGGCGTCGGCGAGCGCTCGCGCGAGGGGAACGACCTGCTCGGCGAGATGACCGAATCGGGCGTGATCGACAAGACGGTCATGGTCTTCGGCCAGATGAACGAGCCGCCAGGCGCGCGACAGCGCGTTGGCCTGACGGCGCTCGCCATGGCCGAGTACTTCCGCGACGAGGAGGGGCGCGACATCCTCCTCTTCATCGACAACATCTTCCGGTTCACGCAGGCGGGCTCTGAGGTTTCGGCACTCCTGGGCCGCATGCCCTCGGCGGTGGGCTACCAGCCGACGCTGGCCACCGAGATGGGCGACCTCCAGGAGCGGATCACCTCGACCAAGAAGGGCTCGATCACGTCGCTGCAGGCAATCTTCGTGCCCGCCGACGACTACACCGATCCGGCGCCGGCAACCACCTTCGCGCACCTCGACTCCACGATTCGCCTCGAGCGCTCGATCGTGGAGCTGGGCATCTACCCCGCCGTCGACCCGCTGACCTCGACCTCGACCGTGCTCGATCGTCGCATCGTGGGGGACGAGCATTTCGAGGTCTCGCGGGAGGTGCAGCGGACGCTCCAGCGCTACAAGGACCTGCAGGACATCATCGCCATCCTCGGCATGGATGAGCTGTCGGAGGAGGACAAGGTCTCCGTCTCGCGGGCTCGTCGCCTGCAGCGCTTCATGAGCCAGCCGTTCTTCGTGGCCGAGCAGTTCACCGGGCGCTCAGGCGCCTATGTGGAGCTCAAGGAGACGGTGCGCGGCTTCCGCGAGATCCTGGAGGGCAAGTACGACCAGCTCCCCGAGCAGGCCTTCTTCATGGCCGGCAAGATCGAGGACGTGGTCGCGAATGCGGAGCAGATGGGCTGATGCCGCTCAAGCTGGAGATCGTCAGCCCCGAGCGGATGGTCTACGACGACGACGTCGACATGGTCATCGTGCCGGGCCGCAACGGTCAGCTCGGCATCCTGCCGCACCACACGCCGCTGATCAGCTCGCTCGGCGTTGGGGAGCTGCGGATCAAGAAGGGCGGGAGCGAGGAGTCGATGCTCATCAGCGGCGGGTTCGTTGAGGTGCGGCCGGACAAGGTCATCGTGATGGCCGACCTAGCGGAGCACTCTGACGAGATCGACGAGGCCAAGGCCATCGAGGCGCGCAAGCGCGCCGAGTCGGAGCTTGAGCAGTCCAAGGACCCGGTCGACATCGCCCGCGTACGTGCCGCTCTCCAGACCGCCTTGATGCGGGAGCGGATCGCCACCCGCCGGCGCTCGCGGGGCTGAGGCCCCGGATGCAGGCCTGCGACCACTGCGCTGCCCGGTTCGCTCAGCTGCCGGTGCGGATCGAGATCGTGCGCGAGTCAGGACCGATCGGGTTGCCCGGCGACCAGGCCGCGGCATCCGCCAACTTCAGCAAGGGGTACGCCTTCTGCTCCAGCGACCACGCATATGGCTGGGCGAGGGAGCGGCGCTACATGCTCTGCAACGCGGCCCCGACCCCGTTCGAGGCGGGCATGCAGCCCTTCCTGCCCTCGCGCCACATGGGCGGTCGCGTGGGCCTGTGCGACGGCCATCATCTCGGTCCGCACGAGTGGAAGGAGGCGTGGCCCGCCTAGCGCGGGTCATCGGCTGATGCAGAAGTTCATCGTGACCGGCGGCGTGCCGCTCCGCGGCGAGGTGCGGATCGCCGGCGCCAAGAACGCGGTCCTCAAGATGATGGCCGCTGCCGTCCTGACGGACGATCGCTGCGTCCTGCGCAACGTGCCGCGCATCAGCGACGTGCAGATCCTGCGCGGGGCCATGACCGACATCGGCTTCTCGGTCAGCCCGCTCGAGGGCGACGGCCTGGAGATCACCGCCGCCCATGCCGATTGGCTCTTCGTTCCGCTCGAGGCGGCGAGGAAGATGCGCTCGTCGTTCATCCTGCTCGGCCCGCTCCTCACCCGCTTCGGGCGCGTGATCATCAGCAACCCGGGTGGCGACCGGATCGGGAGGCGCCCCGTGGACCTCCATGTCGAGGCCATGCAGGCCCTGGGAGCCGAGATCGAATACAAGAACGGCTACTACTTCGCCCAGGCGCCGCGCGGGCTGCGAGCCGCGCGCATCGCGTTCCCGTACGTGACCGTGATGGGGACCGAGAACGCGATGCTGGCCGCCACCCTGGCCCGCGGCAGCACCGTCATCGAGAACGCCGCCCAGGAGCCGGAGGTCGACGACCTGGTGGCGATGCTGCAGGCCATGGGGGCGAAGATCGAACGGACTGCTCCACATCGGCTGGAGATCGAAGGGGTGGACCGGCTGCGCGGAGTCGAGCACCGCGTCCTCGGCGACCGGCTGGAGGCAGGCACCTTCGCCATGGCCGCGGCGGTGACCGGCGGCGAGATCACCGTGCGCGGCGTCGACCCGACACACCTCTCCGCCTTCACCGATCTGCTGACGGGCATGGGCATTTCGACCGAGACCTTCGAGGAGGATGGCGGCGGGCTGCGCGTGCGCGGAGGCGACGGGATTCAACCGGCCGATGTCGAGACTCAGCCGTACCCGGGCTTCCCGACGGATCTCCAGGCCCCGTTGTCCGTGCTCATGACGCAGGCCGATGGCGTCTCGACCATCCACGAGACGATCTACGAGGACCGGCTCGACTACACGACCGAGCTGGTCAAGATGGGGGCGGTGATCGAGGTGCTCGACGAGCGCCACGCGCGCATCGCCGGGCCGACCCCGCTGCACGGTCGCGAGGTGGAGATCGCCGACCTGCGAGCCGGCGCGACGCTCATCCTCGCCGCACTGGCGGCCGCCGAGACCAGCGTGATCTCGGGGGTCGAGCACGTCGACCGTGGCTACGAGGCGATCGAGTCCAAGCTCGTCGACCTCGGCGCCCAGATCACACGAATTGACGCGTAGGAGGCACCGTGTCGGGCACCCATCGGTTCACGGCGGAGCTGGAGGCAGGGCGTGGCGGCGGCGCCATGGTCCTCGTGCCGCCGGAGGTCGCGACCGCCCTTGGGGGTCTCAGGCAGATGCGCGTCGTCGGGATCGTCAACGGGGTGCCGTACCAGAGCAGCGTGATGCCTTACGGCGGGCGGGGGCTGTCTGTCGCCGAGGCGAAGCGGCCTGAGACCCGCGAACGGCGGCTGGCCGCCGCGATGGAGCGCCTCGGGTCACAATGAACGCCGCATGAAGATCGGGATCGACCTCGGAACGGCGAACATCCTCGTCTACGTGCAGGGCAAGGGGGTCGTCCTCAACGAGCCGAGCGTGGTCGCCATCAACGACGATGACAACCGGCTGGTGGCGGTCGGCGAAGAGGCGCGCGAGATGATCGGGCGCACCCCCGGCAACGTGCGTGCCATCCGCCCCATGCGTGACGGTGTCATCGCCGACTACCTGATCACCGAGGCGATGCTGCGCTACGTGATCAACAAGGTCTCCCGCGTCCGCCTCTTCAAGCCCGACGTCATGATCAGCGTCCCGTCCGGGGTCACCAGCGTTGAAAAGCGGGCTGTGCGCGACGCGGCCATGAAGGCCGGAGCGCGCGACGCCTACCTGATCGACGAGCCGCTGGCCGCCGCCATCGGCGCCGGCGTTCCGATCTCGGGGCCCTCGGGGAACATGATCGTGGACATCGGCGGCGGCACGACCGAGATCGCCGTGATCGCGCTGGGGGGCATCGTGGTGGCGGATTCTGTGCGGGTCGGCGGCACCAAGATCGACGAGGCGATCGCGAATTACATACGCCGTAAGTACAACCTCATGGTCGGCGAACGGACCGCCGAGGAGGTCAAGATCGGCATCGGCTCAGCCCTGGCGCTTGACGAGCCGATGCAGATGGAGGTCAAGGGGCGCGACATGATCGCCGGCCTGCCACGCACCATCCCGATCACCTCCGGCGAGGTGACCGAGGCGATCGAGGCGCCGCTGGCCCAGATCATCACCGCCGTGCGCAACGTGCTGGAGCAGACGCCGCCGGAGCTGTCGAGCGACATCATCGACAAGGGAATGGTGATGACCGGCGGCGGGTCGCTGCTGCGAAACATCGACGCCCTGCTCACCCAGGTGACGGGTATCCCATGTCACGTGGCCGATAACGCACTGAACTCGGTCGCGGTCGGGACGGGGCTCGCGCTCGAGCACTTCGACCAGTTCCGCAAGAGCCTGGTACGGGGCTCGTGACCGTCGCCGCGCCGGCCTCGATCGCGGCAGGAGCCGATGTCGAGGCCGGGCCCATCGCAGCGGCCAGCCGCCGTGCGCTGGCCTTCGCCGATTTCCACATCCACACGCGATACAGCAGGGATTCGCTCCTCACCGAGGATCGCCTTATCCGCCTCGCCATGGAGCGCGGCCTGACGCACATCGCCGTCACCAACCACAACAACGTCGAGGGCGCGATCGCCGTCAGGGATCGGGTGCTGGCGCAGGGGTTCGAGGACCGGCTGCACATCGTGCTCGGGGAGGAGGTCTCAACCGCCGACGGCGAGGTGGTGGGGATCTTTCTGACCAGCACGATCGCGCCGGGCTCGACGGCCGAGGAGACGGCCGACGAGATCCACGCGCAGGGTGGATTGGTGTCGATCCCACATCCCTACGACCCCTTCCGCCGGTCGCACATCCGGGAGGCTCCGCTGCTGCGGCTCGCCGACGCCGGAAAGATCGATGCGATCGAGGTCTTCAACAGCCGCGTCACCCTGGCCCGGCACAACGAGCAGGCTGCGGATCTCGCGGCTCGCTACGGGATCCCGGGGATCGCCTGCTCGGACGCCCATTCCGGGCTCGAGGTCGCGATGAGCTTCAACGCGCTGCCCGCCTTTGAGACCGCCGACGAGCTGCGAGTCGCGCTGCGCGAGAACGAATGGCACGGCACTCGCTCTACCAAGCTGATCCACGCCACGACGCGCTGGGCGGTCTGGTCGAAGGCCCTGCGCAAACGGCTTGGGCGTTGAGCGGCGAGGGCCACCAGGCTGGCCAACGCGAGCACGGCCACTCGCTGTACGAGCCGGGCGAATTCCTTGGCGCACCCCCCGAGGAGGCGATCCCCGAGCGCGAGGTAAGCCTGGCGCGGCGCTTCCTCAACCTGCGGACGATCGGCTCGATCGTCTTCGGCGTGGCGATGCTGGTCCTCCTCTTCAGGGTGGTCCTGAACATCGACCTCGGGGAGACCTGGAGCCAGATCTCCTCCGCGAACCCGCTCTTCCTGCTGCTGGCGACGCTGGCCTATTACGCGACATTCCCGCTGCGAGGGCTCCGCTGGCGCTTCGTCCTCGGTCGCGTGGGGACGCACATCGGGCGGCGGGATGCCACCGAGATCCTGTTTCTCAGCTGGTTCGTGAACTGCCTCGTGCCGGCGAAGCTGGGCGACCTGTACCGCGCATATCTGCTGAAGGGCAACTACGGCGGCTCCATCTCGCGCACGGTCGGCACGATCTTCATCGAGCGGATTGCCGATATCGTGGTCATCTTCACGCTCGCCCTGGCGGCGGGCTTCTGGAGCTTCCGAGGGCGTTCGCGGCCCGAGATCGATGCGCTCTTCCTGGCCGGCTTCGCAGTGGCGGCGATCCTGGTCGTGCTGGTGATCGGCCTGAACTACTTCGGGGGGCACCTGACGCGCTTCCTCCCGGAGCGCGTGGCCGACCTCTACCAGCGCTTCCACGAGGGGAGCACCGGTGCCCTCACCGTCCGCAGCGTGCCGGTGATCGGCGCCCTGACCACGGTGATCTGGCTCTTCGAAGGGCTGCGCCTGTTCTTCGTGATCCGCGCCCTGGAGCTCCCTGACGCGAACCTGGGGATCAGCGCGTCGCTCTTCGTGGCGCTCGCCGGATCACTCCTGACGGCCATCCCGCTCACCCCTGCCGGTGTCGGCTTCGTGGAGGCCGGGATCGTCGGCCTGCTGACGCTGTACGGCGTGGTCGGCGAGCCCGCGGTGGCGGTCGCGCTCACGGATCGGGCCATCAGCATCCTGACCGTGATCCTGCTCGGCGGCATCCTGTACGCCTTCTCCGCAAAGGTCCGCCGTGCGCACGCCGGCAGCTCCGGTGCGGAGGCCGCACGAGCCTGACGCCGGAACCGCATGCCGCATGCGGTCGGTACCTTTCTCCCATTGAGAGACTACCCCGCCACTGCGATTCTGCGGTTGCTCGCACGCACCACTTGGGCGATTCATGTCCGGGTGGGCGACGGCATAGGACGAAGGCGCATGACGCTCCAGACTCCGCGGTCGTTCAACAGCTGGCTGCGAGGCCAGCTGAAGGAAAAGAAGATGAGCCAGCGCCAGCTGGCCCTGCAGTCGGGGGTCGATCACTCGACCATCTCCCGGCTCATCAAGGGCGACCGGATGCCGTCGCTGGGCACTGCCACCAAGCTGGCCCGCGGCCTGCGCGAGATCCGGGAGGAGTCCGACGGCCCCGCCTATTTCGCAACGCAGGGCGCCCGGCAGCTGCAGCCCACGGCGAGGGTCGAGTATGCGCTGCGCGGGGACGATCTCCTCTCGGAGGCCGATGTTCGCGGCCTGATGCAGACCTACATCGCGCTCCGAGGACGGCGGCTGCGAGACGACACGAACGGTGCAGAGCCCGACCTCGCCAACGGCAACGGGAACGGCTACCGCACCTAGGTGTCCTCGGCTGGGACCTGGCGACAGAGGTGCTACCTCTCGCCTACGGAGAATCCCCCGGCGAAACGGGGGTGAGGGGACCTGGCACATGCGGAATTCGCGCCCAGAGAGAAGTAGCCGTGGTCGGGGCGGCTGCGCGGCGCGTTCTTCCCCGTCGTTGAGAAATAGCTGCCTGTGGGTCCGGTGCGAGCCCATCACGCCCACCGTCGTCAACGAAGCCATTCGGAGCCACATCTAGCTCCTGCCGGCTCCTCGCGTCGATGCTCGAGAGGTCCTAAAGGCCCGGGCCGGAAGGACCGCGAGCGTGTCCGCACCCCCATAGAGCAGCCAGCTGCGGCGCATGTTGACCGCGTCGAAGCCCTCGTCCACACCAGGGGTCTCCATCACCAGGGCCGTTCGCCCGGGCAGGCGCGGATCGCGCAGGAAGGCCGCCAGGCCGGCCGCTCCGATCCTCCCCGCCCCGATGTGCTCGTGGCGGTCCCCGCGTGACCCCAGCTGCGATCGCGAGTCGTTCAGGTGAACCAGCGCCAGCCGATCGAGCCCGATCAGCTGATCGAATCGATCGAGCACCGCGGTGGCACCGCTCGCCGTCGAGATGTCGTACCCGGCGCCCCACAGGTGCGCCGTGTCTAGGCAGAAAACCAACTGTCGGCCTTCGCCGGCCGTCACGGCGTCCAGGATGGCGGCCAGCTCCTCGAGCGTGTCCCCAAGGGTGTCGCCGCCGCCCGCGGAGTTCTCGAGCACGAGCCGTACCCCCGCGGGCGAGCCGGCCAGCACCTCGGAGACACTGGCGGCCAGGCGCGCGACGCCGCGCCCTCGCCCGTCGCCACGATGGGATCCGATATGCGTGTTCACGAGCGTCGCGCCATAGGCTGGAGCGCGCTGCATCTCGTACTTGAGGCCTTCGACCGACTGGCGCGCAAAGGGCTGGGCCGATCCGGCCAGGTTGATCAGGTAGCTGGCGTGAATGGCGACCGGAGCGATCCCCTCACGAGCGCAGAAGGCGACGAATGCGGCGGCATCGGCTGGTGGTTCGGGGCGGCGGCGCCACGCGGTCGGGTTGTCGCTGAAGATCTGGAGGGCGGTCGCCCCGATCTGTCGTGCCCGGCGCGCGGCCTTCAGCAGGCCGCCGGCGACCCCCAGGTGGATCCCGACGCGCGGTGCTTCGGCCGGCCACGTGAGACGGCGGCGCGGCTGGCGTCGTGCTAGGGTGCCGGCCATGGAGCCCGAACCCGGGGCGCCGCGACGCCTCGACCTGATGGCGATCGCGCTGCTCGTCTTCTTCGTCTCGGTGATGGCGATCGTCGCCGCGCTGCTGATCCTGCCCACGCTGACGGGCTGACGCCCGCCAAGCCCCTCAGCTGGCCCTCCCGGAGCGCTCGACCACCGGATCGATCATGCCGTAGGCGCCGTCGCCACGGCGGTAGACCACCCCGATGCGATCAGTCTCCGCGTTGAGGAAGACAAAGAAGGCATGGCCAAGCTCGTCCATGCGCAGGATGGCGTCCTCCTCGAACATCGGCGTCATGTCGTAGCGCTTGATCTCGACCACGCGGGGCACGCCGGATGCCTCTGCATCGGCTTCGCCAGCAGGCGTCTCCGAAGGGTTGGATCGGCCCTGCAGGCCCTCCTCCGCGCGATCACGGACACTCCGCGGGCGTTCGCGGGCGCGGACCACCTGTCGCTCGAGTCGATCGACCAGGCTGTCGAGTGCCGCGCTCATGCTCGGGCCGGCGCCGACGGAGCGGATGACCGTCCCGTTGTTGACGAGGCTCACCTCGGCCACGTGGGAGGTTTCCGCGGCACGCGAGGCGTGGACGAGCAGCTCCACGGTGGCATCGGCGTCCGGGTGCGTGATCCGCTCAAGGCGATGCAGCTTGCGGTCGATCTGGGCGCGCAACTCGTCCGTCAGCTCGAGGTTGCGCGAGTTCACGGTGGTCCTCATCTCGGGTCCTCCGTTCTGATGACCACTACGGTAGCACCAGCGCCACGAGGACTCCGGATCAGACCTCCCGGGCGACCGCGAAGCCGTAGACCGAGGACGCTCCCGCGTCGCGGAGGACCTGCGCGCAGGACTCCAGGGTCGCCGAGGTCGTGAGGATGTCGTCGACCAGGATGAGGTGCGGCGGAGTCCGATCCCCATCGCGCAGCGCGAACGCGCCCCGCAGGTTGTGCAGTCGAGCCGCCTTCCCCAGGCCGTGCTGGCGGGCGGTGGCCCTGCGGCGTTCGAGGATATCGAGCACGGGCAGCCCGGCCTCGGCGCCCAGCGCATCGGCGAGAAGAGCTGCCTGGTTGTAGCCACGCTGGCGCAGGCGCGCCTCGTGGACCGGCACCGGGACGAGCGGAAGCGGCCCGCAGACCCGCGTCAGGGCCTCCAGGGCGGGCGCTGCGGCCTGTGCCAGCGGAACAGCAATGCTGCCACTGCCACCGTACTTGAGCCGCTGCAGGGCCCGTCGCAGAGTTCCGCCATGCACGAATGCCGTTTTCGCCAGCTCGAGCGCGTCGCCAACCAGCGTCCCGGGATCCGATGCCACGAACCGGTCGTCGGGCGTGGACGCCGCGCGAAACCGCCTCACGCAGTCGTTGCACACGAGGTGGCCGAATCGGCCGCAGCCCGCGCACGCCGGCGGGAGGAGCAGGTCCAGCAGGCGCATTCGGACAGCCTGCCCGGTGGAGCTGTACCGGCCGCTTAGCTGCCGCTTACGTCGAACCGCAGTCCGGCGTGGCTGGACCGCGGTTGAGCGGAGCGGAAGATGACCGGGGAGCTACTCGATCAGGCCGTAGTCGAGCAGCTTCGGGAACATGTCCGCGCTGTAGCGGAAGTGGAAGCTGGAGTTGCCGTACAGCTCCAGGTCCCAGGTGATGAACTGCAGGGTCAGGTCGACGGTGTCGCCGCCGGACCCACCTGAGTTGCCACCCAT of Chloroflexota bacterium contains these proteins:
- a CDS encoding ComF family protein, which encodes MRLLDLLLPPACAGCGRFGHLVCNDCVRRFRAASTPDDRFVASDPGTLVGDALELAKTAFVHGGTLRRALQRLKYGGSGSIAVPLAQAAAPALEALTRVCGPLPLVPVPVHEARLRQRGYNQAALLADALGAEAGLPVLDILERRRATARQHGLGKAARLHNLRGAFALRDGDRTPPHLILVDDILTTSATLESCAQVLRDAGASSVYGFAVAREV